Proteins from a single region of Caloramator sp. E03:
- the rpmG gene encoding 50S ribosomal protein L33 codes for MRVKITLACTECKQRNYNTTKNKKNDPDRIELQKYCKFCKKHTLHKETK; via the coding sequence ATGAGAGTAAAGATAACACTTGCTTGTACAGAATGCAAACAAAGAAATTACAACACAACTAAGAATAAAAAGAATGATCCAGACAGAATAGAACTTCAAAAGTATTGTAAATTCTGCAAAAAGCACACATTGCATAAAGAAACAAAATAA